The following are encoded together in the Periplaneta americana isolate PAMFEO1 chromosome 5, P.americana_PAMFEO1_priV1, whole genome shotgun sequence genome:
- the LOC138699816 gene encoding uncharacterized protein isoform X3, which yields MEFRTVIAVSFILWVQLHALPVEKDNIGSKQTDDSIEQRDSIPVLSRAFAGQFLKSDKHKNGIAVVYFNSSIIADINTLEEWLSGHGESRIVSGGIGYDYAVFNYSVPAGVGLNVITQIICEEDLENLNVDSESHWELPKEFAKNSKGEIGDEAYFVSYAEYRSRSKSRNDIYAFSVDRTIKECYGDSVWYNGNGSRIVSGGISEEYLGVTLGVPAGVSGYNFYRCTFVSDSNFVEEKDFPKSKQVRSLPSFLPKERTLLYQSYGTILKNTAGDITQGFGNMTILVHEGGVDWKNGTGLMYVSEGGVGFNFVQYGIVKSTQSYGTYQYNMVLYDQQELINH from the coding sequence ATGGAGTTTCGTACTGTTATTGCAGTGTCGTTCATCTTATGGGTGCAGTTACACGCTCTGCCAGTTGAGAAAGATAATATTGGAAGCAAACAAACAGACGACAGCATAGAACAGCGAGATAGCATACCAGTGCTATCTAGAGCATTCGCGGGACAGTTCCTGAAGTCGGACAAACACAAAAATGGCATAGCCGTTGTTTACTTTAATTCTAGCATTATAGCAGATATAAACACTCTTGAAGAATGGCTTTCTGGACATGgagagagtcggatagtatcagGCGGCATAGGATACGACTATGCCGTGTTCAACTATTCGGTCCCAGCAGGAGTTGGTCTTAACGTTATAACTCAAATAATTTGCGAAGAAGATTTGGAGAATCTGAACGTCGACAGTGAGAGTCACTGGGAATTGCCAAAAGAATTCGCCAAAAATTCTAAAGGAGAAATTGGAGATGAAGCTTATTTTGTATCTTACGCAGAGTATAGATCTCGCAGTAAGTCCAGGAACGACATCTATGCCTTCAGTGTTGATAGAACGATAAAAGAGTGTTACGGAGATTCTGTTTGGTATAACGGAAATGGCTCAAGAATTGTTTCGGGAGGAATAAGTGAAGAGTACTTGGGTGTGACCTTAGGTGTACCTGCAGGCGTCAGCGGGTACAACTTTTACAGGTGCACTTTTGTCTCAGACTCTAACTTTGTAGAAGAGAAAGATTTCCCAAAATCGAAACAAGTTAGATCTCTTCCCTCATTTTTACCCAAAGAGAGAACTTTGCTTTATCAGAGTTACGGCACAATTCTGAAGAACACTGCTGGAGATATTACTCAGGGCTTCGGTAACATGACGATTCTGGTGCATGAAGGAGGAGTTGACTGGAAGAATGGTACAGGGTTGATGTATGTCAGCGAAGGAGGGGTTGGCTTCAACTTCGTGCAGTATGGAATCGTCAAGTCCACACAGTCATATGGAACGTACCAGTACAACATGGTGCTCTATGATCAA
- the LOC138699816 gene encoding uncharacterized protein isoform X4, producing MEFRTVIAVSFILWVQLHALPVEKDNIGSKQTDDSIEQRDSIPVLSRAFAGQFLKSDKHKNGIAVVYFNSSIIADINTLEEWLSGHGESRIVSGGIGYDYAVFNYSVPAGVGLNVITQIICEEDLENLNVDSESHWELPKEFAKNSKGEIGDEAYFVSYAEYRSRSKSRNDIYAFSVDRTIKECYGDSVWYNGNGSRIVSGGISEEYLGVTLGVPAGVSGYNFYRCTFVSDSNFVEEKDFPKSKQVRSLPSFLPKERTLLYQSYGTILKNTAGDITQGFGNMTILVHEGGVDWKNGTGLMYVSEGGVGFNFVQYGIVKSTQSYGTYQYNMVLYDQEQTMK from the exons ATGGAGTTTCGTACTGTTATTGCAGTGTCGTTCATCTTATGGGTGCAGTTACACGCTCTGCCAGTTGAGAAAGATAATATTGGAAGCAAACAAACAGACGACAGCATAGAACAGCGAGATAGCATACCAGTGCTATCTAGAGCATTCGCGGGACAGTTCCTGAAGTCGGACAAACACAAAAATGGCATAGCCGTTGTTTACTTTAATTCTAGCATTATAGCAGATATAAACACTCTTGAAGAATGGCTTTCTGGACATGgagagagtcggatagtatcagGCGGCATAGGATACGACTATGCCGTGTTCAACTATTCGGTCCCAGCAGGAGTTGGTCTTAACGTTATAACTCAAATAATTTGCGAAGAAGATTTGGAGAATCTGAACGTCGACAGTGAGAGTCACTGGGAATTGCCAAAAGAATTCGCCAAAAATTCTAAAGGAGAAATTGGAGATGAAGCTTATTTTGTATCTTACGCAGAGTATAGATCTCGCAGTAAGTCCAGGAACGACATCTATGCCTTCAGTGTTGATAGAACGATAAAAGAGTGTTACGGAGATTCTGTTTGGTATAACGGAAATGGCTCAAGAATTGTTTCGGGAGGAATAAGTGAAGAGTACTTGGGTGTGACCTTAGGTGTACCTGCAGGCGTCAGCGGGTACAACTTTTACAGGTGCACTTTTGTCTCAGACTCTAACTTTGTAGAAGAGAAAGATTTCCCAAAATCGAAACAAGTTAGATCTCTTCCCTCATTTTTACCCAAAGAGAGAACTTTGCTTTATCAGAGTTACGGCACAATTCTGAAGAACACTGCTGGAGATATTACTCAGGGCTTCGGTAACATGACGATTCTGGTGCATGAAGGAGGAGTTGACTGGAAGAATGGTACAGGGTTGATGTATGTCAGCGAAGGAGGGGTTGGCTTCAACTTCGTGCAGTATGGAATCGTCAAGTCCACACAGTCATATGGAACGTACCAGTACAACATGGTGCTCTATGATCAA GAACAGACAATGAAGTAA